The Glycine max cultivar Williams 82 chromosome 17, Glycine_max_v4.0, whole genome shotgun sequence genome contains the following window.
CCAACATTGGCACCTTTTGCACCTAAGGGCGGAGGTGGTGGGGGTCCACCCCCAGGAGGGCTAGGAGCACCAGGAACACCAGGGggaggtggaggaggaggaCCTCGACCAACGGGAggaggtggaggaggaggaCCTCGACCACCAGGAGGAGGTGGTCCTTGACCAcccggaggtggtggtggaggtggtGCTCCATACATTGGAGGGGGTGGAGGAGGTGGTCCTCTCCCAccaggaggtggtggtggtggaggtgggAGAAGTGGGGCTCGACCACCAGGAGGAGGTGGGGCTCCATACATTGGAGGAGGTGGAGGAGGTGGTCCTCTCCCActaggaggtggtggtggtggaggtggtGCTCCATACATTGGAGGAGGTGGGGGAGGTGGAGCTCCACTTGATGGACGAAGGGGTGGTGGAGGTGGAGGTGGGGCTCCACTTGATGGAGGAAGAGGTGGCGGTGGGGGAGGGGGGGCTCTAGACAATGGAGGAGGTGGTGGAGGGGGAGGTGTAGGTGGAGCTCTATGTAATGTaggaggcggtggtggtggagctTGCCTAAAAGGAGGtggaggtggaggtggtggAGATGGAGGTAGTGAAGCTTTACCAAAAGGAGGGGGAGGTGGCGGTGGAGGTACAGGTGGTGGAgctaaatatatatatgaattagcTAAGGGTGGTAGAAGGGGAGGCAGAGATGGAGATGGAGGTGGGGGTGCTGGTGGAGGTGAAGCTTTATGTGATGCAAACGGAGGTGGTGGGGGAGGAGGGGGTGGAGTTCTATCTGTTGAAGCTGTAGGAAACATGgtagtaggaggaggaggaggaggaattGATGGAATTCCATGCTTTGGAAGAAGTGATGCTAATGGTGTTAGAGGAAGAATGGATGAAACTTCATACCTTGGAGGAGGCattggaggtggtggtggaggaggctGTGAAGGTGCCGCTACAGTATCCACTACAGAAAGACTATGATCTGGAGGGGATGGGGAAGGAACTAAGCTCCTTTTATTTAGCCCAAAAAATGAGGGTGGAGGTGGGGGCGGGGGTGGGGGTGGGAGTGGAGGGGAAGGAAGAGAAGTTGCAGATTGTTTCGTAAATGGCATTAAAGTtgaaggtggtggtggtggtggtggtggtggcggaggtggtggtggcgccaTGGTGGACCCCTTTCCACCCAAAGAAGATGGTGATACTAGCAGAGATGGAGAGTCTTGAGCTGATACATCATCCTTTAATGATACGGATTCAAAAACATGTGAAGAGATTCTACTTTGATATGGAAGGGGAGGTGGAGGGGGAGGTGGTGGGGGAGGCTGTAGCACTTGCTCTGAACTTTGTTGTTGGGCTTGAGTATCTGACTGAAAAGATGTCTCTTTAATTGGCAGCAATGGTGATGGTGGACATTTTTCATCTACTTCTGCTGCTATATAGCCAGAAGATCTTGAAGTGGCCACCTTCCGGCTTTTTAGGTCATTTATCTTGTCAATAGAAACAACTGCAGAGACAACAGGAGCAGATAAAGATCTTGTTTTGGCATCTTCCATTTTCTCCTTTGAGGAGGAGAAATTTGTCAGTGCAGCTGGTGCACTATTATTCCTTGATGGTGGATAATAGACATGCATTGAATTTGTATAAGAACCCTTGTTAGAAGGAATCcacctagttactgcatttggCTTAGCTTGTTTTGCCTGAAAACCATGGGCATCTTGCTGTTTAATCTTTGGCTTTGCTGCAATTGTATCTCCGACTGGCTTTGAGTTAGATGTAGGTTGTTTCTTCGCAGTAGATGGAAGTAGTTTACCAGATTTTTGTTCCGACAAATCAGACATATGGTGCCCTGCCTTGGAGTCTAATTCCTTATCTTCATCATATTCATTTTGCATAACTGCTAATTCTGGGTGCACATCCATGGTGACTTCCTTTGTTTCCAGAGGAGGTTTCACCATATCAGAAACAAATGTAGTGGAAGTTGACTTcatttctccatcatccacaGCAATGTCCTTCACTGCATGAGGATCTGAATCCATGCTCCCACCAAATTTATAGTGCACATCATCAATGGAGATATCTTTCACTGCATTAATACCAGAATTCATCTTGTCAACCTGCTTGGGAATCCTGTCATCGGGTGTACAATCCTCAAAAGTATGAGGATCTGACTCTTGCCTCCAGACCTCTTTATGAGTTTCAACATCCACTGCATTTTCATGAAAAGCTTGAGAATCATATTCTGTCTTACCTTCCTGTGCATCAATTACATTGCTGAAAATCTCTTCTACTTCATAGAATTCCTCTGGTGAAGCACTTTCTGTCTCAGCACTCTCAGTCTCATTTGCATCTTCACTCACCATGACTGTGGTTAGTTCAGGTATAACAGCATCAGCGTCCAAAAAAAGCACCTGAAACAGATATGAGTATGTGTTCAACTCCTACTGGACCAGAATATGGCTTTTGCCAAAGAATAACAATAACTTACCTCTGCTTTGAAGTCCTTGGGAAATAGGTCCTTTGCCTCCCACAAAATATCAATTTCATCACGGTTCAGCATCAAAATATTTGACCGCACAAATGCAGTATGAAACATAACTCTAAACATCATATCCTCACGAACAAAATCTTCATTTAAATGTATGCACTCGAGAACCACATCCCCTTGAACACGACAACGGATGTCAATTTTGACGAGCATACACTCTGCCtgtgattaaaatttaataagagGAACACTCTATCTAATCAATTCACAATTTAGTATCAATAGTGAAAATTTATATGGCACCTGTACGTAGTGGCGAACATGCTTTTTGGATATTGAAGTTGAAAAAAGTAGCTTTGAACTTCTATTGGCAGGGATTGAAGGGTCCTGACCATAAACACGCACAACAGGCCGGCAACCTTTTCCATCATCAAATAATGGAAGGACTCTAAGAATCAGGCAATCCAAATATAAGGGTGTTTCTGATGGTGGCCACTCAGAACCCAAATGTCTCCTGGAAATATACTGAAGATATCTTAAATGAGAAGGCTGTGGATTCAAAGGAGATAAAAGGTGTAGTAGttctcttggagcttgcttgtAGACCATTTCAAGAGTCTTCTGATCCCCACTGTACTGTTTCCGGTATAACAGAAGACCTGCTAGCATAAATGCCAGCACGGGCCAACCACCCCTTTCACAGTGCATCAAAAGCACATTCTGTTGCCCCTCCAAAGACAACCAGCTTTCACTTGATCGAAGGAAGTGATGGATCATCTCTAAAGGCAGAAGGGGACAACCCTCATATTGTCGAGGGTACTCCATAACTGTCATGTCATACTGAGAAAATATGTCTGAAATTTGGCTGCGTCTCTCCCCTTCTCGGAAATTGAATACCATGAAAGAAGCATCTGGAAAGTGATCCTGTAGCTGAGCCACAATCCCCCCCATATAAACTCGGTATTCATCTTCTTCCAAGACATCCGGTGAGAAGCAGCAATCAAAAACTGCAAAAACAGGTAAGGAATAGTCAAATACTACCAATTTGGTAATGCAGGGGTGGAGAACTAGAGAACTTATTCACAACTTCAAAcccatgttttcatttaataagaagttagaaaaaccaaagacGGCAAGCAAAGAAGAAACGAATTTCTTATACAGAAGCTCAAGAAGATCCAAAGGCCGGACATTTAAGAATTAACAGAGGAAATTGCTTAATTCTGCCAATACCCATCTTTGCAACAACGTAAAAAAGCAACTGTAGCAagccataaaaaataatgacttAAAGGATAACACTCAATAGTTCTCAGTTTAAGAATCCTCCAGAGCTCATCAACTACTAATCCTAATTGACAAATGACCACCACGACTTAGATGctgctttattttttcttctcggGAGTGATTAATTTCCTACAAGAAAGCTAGAAAGGAAACTAACAGCTCctagttaaaaagaaaaaggtccACATTGTTGTAGCACATTACCATAGGCATTGTTTTTGAAACGGCATTAATTAAAGCTTACTAAATTAGCTTCTAAACATTAAAAGGAGTCCTAAAAGCTACAAAATCAGCTGCCCCTCAACTTGCAGAGAGTTGAAAAAAAAGTAACGGACGAAATGCATTCATGAGCTGAATTATGCAGAGGAAACAGAGCAATCATCaataaacaaatagaaaaatttagggaaagtaagagagagaaagaggaaaaTGGAAAGGAAGCAAACCATAAACTCTCTCGGAAATCTCCAGAAGCCGATCCGGCGGCTTCCGGTAGAAGAACCTTCTGAACAGCGCCATCTGATGGCGCTGTTTCTACCCCGATCGGATCCAAACCGATAATTGGGTTGGTCCCACCACCAAGATCAAAACTTTTTGCCACCAACAAACGAAGCCGCAGATCTTGCAAATACCCAATTCGATCAGAGCCCAATGGAACCCGTAAATGCTCAATTCAGAGGCAGGAGAGAGCAAAAGGAAAGATGGGTGACGTGATCCAATGGAAAGCTGAATTGCAGAAAAAACAATATAGTCAAAGAATTgatttccaaaaatcaaaataaaaatatgaaagggGAAGAGGGGTAGGAGGAAAAATTGAAGTGATGTAGAAGTACGTGTATGAAATGGAATGCAAAAAAGGTAATAAACCTTTTTTTGTTGTAGAGGGAGGTGAATTTGGGAGAAAATGTGATTAGAATGAGAGTGGGTAACGGAGAagagggaaagggaagaaggaAGCGTAGTGGACTGAAAAGGAGAATATGAATACTCGTTGGAAGTTAGAGccgtctctctttctctttctctttctctttctctctctttggtTCTGTGTCTGTGTTGTGTTAATGTGTTGTTGTGTCTCTCTGCAACTGCATACAGACAACATATTTTTGGGCAAGCTGGGGTTGATGGCACCCTTGTCTACGTGGTTGGCGACGTGGCACATACGTTCCACATCTTACTTCAACACACGTTTAACtacaaaaacattcaaaatgTTATAACAGTTCACTTTTTAACGAAAGTTTTTCTtacgttaaattttaaagaattttattttatattattaattatataatattatatatatatatatatggaaacaTTCATATGTTCTCAcaataattctttaaaattaattacttattgTAAATAATagatgttaagaaaataaataacaagatGAGATGaataaaccataaaaaatattaatttaaagttaaataattcaattgtagtatttaaaaatacttatgatCTTAAATTTTTCTCATGTAATATCATTAAGACACAAGTTTGTAATAAGACTTGCATTTAATAAAAGGAGAATTTTCATTTGTATAACAAATAgcaaattttacaattattgAGCATATGTATTAATTCAGAGTTATTTCTGTTTGTTACCCATTGTAGTCTTATTCACCTCCAGCATGGTTGtttttcgtaaaaaaaaaataaaaaaacttatcatctatataaaaaaattatcaaatttgtgATGTGTAAATTACTGTCCGAAATATGAATAACAcacttctaataaaaaatatttaataaaaaaagtttaaaaacagataaacaaaatgatatgaaatctccttatttattcagcaactaaaaaaatatataagatattataagaaaatctgggattattcaataattaagtCAATATCGAAATGATGTGtacaaaaagtttatatatatatgtagaaGTGAAATCACAGATAtttgtgtgagagagagaaatgataaaaaaaaaattagagtgtAGGTAACTCATTTtgtacaaaaaattaatgatgtccaaaattaagaaaataattattttttgagtgCGAATAACTAAAGTTTAAATGAACACATAAATTTgaatgtaaaaatttaaaaacaattaattaccaGAGAATTTTTATCGTATTAAATAATACTAGTAAAGTTACATATTTTCATCTCACtttatattattcaattatcGAACTAACAACGTATTtgtttaagattaattttgaaGGACAACATAATTTTTTCCTTATAGTGTATACTTATAAGGAAAAAAGTTAAGATTGTATTTATCATAATTACTTGGTTTCTGaagtcaaaataatatttaattgaaatttagttttaatgaattttactgAGGCCAAATTATTTCATTACCTAGCTACAAGTGGTTCAGGaatatatactattattttttggaattttcattaattataattgtcaggcatatctaaaattaaataagcAAAACATAATGTTTGGAGGAACAAATAGTGAAAAAGATATTATCCAACATCCCACTACTCATCCATTTCTATCCCTTCACTCTATCCAGCAGATCTCACTTCTTCATGTAACCTTATATTCAACAGGTGTTAAGTTTAACACAATAAATTAGTTTCTCATAAAGTAGTAAATCTTTATAAAAAGAGATACTCGATTACATTCAATGTTTGATAGGGTCTCAAACATAATTGCTTTTAATAATGATacatttggaaagaaaaattaaaaattgtgatCCTCCTCACCGTCAGCACGAACGGATCTGTAAGAGAGAGAGATATATATGAAGGCTCTAATTAGATTTAAGAATGTATGATGGTTATTAATTATTGGTTAGCAGGACTCAGTAGATTcttgtgttttctttctttgaatACAAACCGGAGAGGATTAGTTTATTTTGCTCGTATTTTTGCAAATGAATTAATGCATTAAATAAAGActataatgtaatttttaaaagtatcaTTTTAGAAACAGTTTGaaccattcattttttttaaagatattatcaATGGTTTTGATTGAATGTATCAACGCTAGTCAAATTATTTGGTGGCTCAGGTAGGCACAATCTTGATTAATTATGTGCTTAAAACATATCAAAATAACTCGTTCAAGAATTTGAActactatatttttttgggCTACTAATTGTGAATAGTGTattgcaaataaaaaatcacatcaTTGAAATCAATGTGTTGAAATTAAAATCGAAATATTtaagtaatatttaaatttgatctttgataaaaataaatttttattaaattttaatttgtcctTATGATAAACTAGATGATTatgaaaaaacagaaaagaacaaAACACCCAAGGCAAGTCAGGCAATCTCAAGTCAGCATTAATATCACATATAAACGCATATTTTTACacactaaaatttatttgaacaaCTAATGAGAGTTTATTTAATGACAGAAAATAGTCCTCACGAAATAAAACAATCTATAGTATGcagtatgaaaaattaaaactaaaaagaataaaacaataGAAAGTAGATTAAAGGATTTATCTATGAGAAAATAAgttatatacataaataattttatttagtcatttaattatttaattatgactCTCCatgcataataattttttagattttcatgataattattttaaaaattatatcaataatgatttatgattaaataacaatttaaaattattttatattatgagtACATGATCATTGAACTCTTTatctattcataaaaaaaacatgtaaaataataaaaaaaaatatgttatcatgaatttaaaataaattatttataacatatttaaattaaaagtaaaatagtcTTTAGTCTTACTAATAAGaggaaaaagattttttttgacAACTAAGTTGACActttgagagaaaaagaaaaaaaatattaatatgaaaagTAATATGATTTGATAAGAAGATAGAAAAAAAGTAAGATTATAAGTTTAAATTGTGAGTGTAAAAAAATCAGgagtctactaaaaaaaaaatggctgtATTTGTGCACGAGAGGGTTGTGGGATGCTGAAGTGTAGCAAAGGGGGGAAGTGGTGTTTGTCGTTTAGGTTTGGCAATCCCGAAAAGTCTAGAATAGAAGGATAGGGTCCAAAGATGCAGATCTTTTCCCTGCCAAGCTCACTTCAGTGGATGAGACACCAGACACGCCCCCATTCATTGTCAACAAATACCAATcaacttcaacttttttttcagCTCCCTTATCGCCTTATCCCAACAACTCCTTTATAACAAACAaactttgtttgttttcaacattattaatttattaattttttcaataaaagttattagtaaaattaagtttttgtataaataaatgtatttattgcatttattttaacattttgatatatgtttttatatattagaGAAGCTTTCGATGTTCTCTAGTTACGAATATGCTCaatttattgttgtatcattttaaatttaatataatttacatttttttcaaaaaaaaataaaaaaataaaattcacactTAATATCATCTTTTGTACAACAATtcgaaattttcattttttttatacaaattaccacgatttttttctataaaaatggcaattacatcttttattttttactattttcatttaccagatttagttatttttcttctataaattttatctttcactaatttaattatgaaattttaattctttcattaacttaacatttaatatttaataaaaaatatcgaTGCAACAGTGTACTAAAATACTATTACCCCAACATAAATGTGCCTATATGATACTGCAATAGAGTGTCATATgtcaatatttttgttaaatattaaatattaaatattaaattaatagatAATCCAAAATTacagaattaaaataattgaatatcaAATTCACAAGAAAAATACCAAAATCGCAAAATAACAGTAATAGGGATAACAAATTGCAATtaagtctaataaaaaaataacaagggaaaaatattttcaatatcatgtaatttaaaatgtatatttgtgatttaaaaataaataaataatattctctAAGAATGTTTTATTACTCTTTTTAGAAAGAGGTTTtagttttctaaaattaaaaaaaaaaaactctttacaCTAATTTATCATCGTAATTAAGAACATGAAGCTCAAATTGAATACCCTTAGAATCAAACCAACAACCACGAACTTGGTATCAAGTTGAGTGTGTTGTAGATGTTGCACTTATTCCTCgagcatatataataaaaagttcAACCATTGCTCTTGCTAATGAAGAGTTGGAGTTTCATTGTGAATCGGGGAGCTTTGTGATTATTATAAGGAAAAACTCATCAAATAAAAGGAGGGTTCAGACCATTATTGTGAACTTAGGGTTTTGGAtttgaggaagaaaaaaaaaggtgcatGTCAAGGATCGAGTTGAAGGGTTCAACAACACCGGAGTGAAGTTAGGGTTGTGACAAAACGACAATGTTTTGAGGAAGTTATGTGTCTGGTGAATGTTATGGTGTTGTGCTTGGCGTACTCGATTGACATCACATTGTAGTAGAGTATTATGTTTTCTTCACTAGGAGAGATCAAGGAAATCTAGATTAGGAAACATAtgaggttttcttcttttttttggttttttcttttttatatatatacaaaaaaaactcttattttaaagataattttcaaaatttgatagaTTTTACGTGAGAAATCAACCGATGAGTagcataaattattttcaagataaattttgaaatgaaaatgtaGACCGAAAATCATATAaacccttaattattttgatctatttatttttaaattagaataataaatatttataacaacTTATTCTTTGATGTTTAGATCAATAACTGGCACCTTTTTTTAGAAAGGATCCCCTAACATTTAGAGACTAATCAAGTAGCTGCAAATCTGCAATTAAACGAAATCATTTAGAGTTTGGACTTGTGCAATAATTTTCTAAGCTTCTGTTGATATTTTCAACATGCCACAAAGCACATTATCCAATAATAAAGAGTGTCTTTCAGTTCTATCACAttcgaaaagaaaataaataaataaaagtaagcAATAAATTAACCAATACAACTTCATGCGTGcggatgaataaaattattcatcagctttaataataatgttaaaatctccacaacaatttcatttttctcattttattacTTCCACTCTCCCTTTAATGTATAACTATTTGTAGATTAATTAAGTGATCATTTTACTAGTGagtgttctctcttttcttaacaaaaacaaaaaacaaaaaactgcctgtttttgtttattttataaatatttgttcatagatttttagttataatcataatcattgaattttgatttttaaaaataaaataactacaaTATCTCTTTTATCCTATccctttttgaattttatttaattttcattctagatttatttaagttaaaaatacatatataatacaaaTAGTGCTTCTTTATAGTGCATAACTATTTGACCAAATAATTATCATATGGAGAATTGTTATATCATTGTTCAGaaaatttatcattatcattttacaGAGTCATTTTCACTTTTCAGATGAGACTTGGGACTAGCTAAAGTGCTAAAGTGAGGAAGGAGTTGTCTTTTAGCCGTTGGATTTTGAGACCGCATATCTGCTTCATTGCCCGCACGCTTCAGTGGTCCACACACGTGACTCGACCACCAAATATAATGGCACAGGCGCGAACCCAATTATGTGCCAGTTGAGTGGCGGGAGTCGTCGTAATAACTTGTTTTGATCGGTTATCAACCAAGATGTtattaatctaaaaaaatttaagctttaggctcattaataaaaaaaatatttattattaattttttaaaacaaaaaagatctcATGCACATATTTcactaaaacatatttaactaaaAGATCTCACATGTGAAAAGATCTCTCTCAATTTTTACTTTCCATCTCACTTTTTATTGGACCAGATATTAAAAAACTTACATTATAACCATAAAACCAGTGTTGTTTAAAATTTCAGGCAAAACATGCAATTACTTATAACTTATCACTATTTTTGTGATTGAATTTTCCTAAAATTagtatagttattttttatagatcATAAAGACTATTATGaatgataaaaattttatttacaaaattttaatgtaataataattattattattttgatagccataaaaaattgttgtaacttgtaagtaaGGCCTTGAAGGTGGAGAATTAATCCAGACTAACAGAAGAGGATCTCGTTCCCACTAGAGAGACTGAGAGGTCTGTAATGTGGAGAATCCAGGCTAAAGACAATAATGAAATGTTCGATCGTAGGAGAAAGTAAGCAAACGCAAATGGTGGCTAGGTAGAGATAAAATTAATGAACAAATActcatttcattaaataaactggattaaaattatgataagatTGTGCAGTCAAATTTGAACTACGTAAGAAGATTtgggttttaaaaaaactacatgAGAAGATTTACGCCACTAATGATCTATGAGACCCCACTGGTGTTTAACTTTTCCACACTCTACAAATTAATGAAGGGTTGAGAGGTGGGGTACGTAGTGCATGATTGCATCTCTCACAGGAAAAAGGAGGCACCGATCGCTGCGTGATATTCTGTGGTTCCTATGGTTCGGAAGATGATATATGTCAATTGGAAAGGACACAGAACACGAGTATGTAATGTAACCTTGCCAGCCTTTTATCCTCGTGAATTAATTTGGTGCagttaattacaaaatatagtaATTAATTGGAAGACCAGGATGTATACTAACACGTTCAGCATATATAATTGGTACAGAAGTCGATGTCCTAACCATGCCtatggaaaagaaagaaaaaagacgacaatatatatataattccaaATTATGTCATGTGAATTCCCATGCAAATTTACATCGTCAGCTCTAACTGTTTTAATTTATCCTTGTgttattcatataataatttataggataaaatttagatataatACTTTTCCTAGCTAGTTTTTGGTTTATCATCTTCCCTGCGAACAAAAGTTTTTGGTATATTGTCTCGGCATGAAAGGTCAACTACTTAGTACACAGACGTACGCATCTATGCATGAAAGCTCTAGTATGATCCTATATGTTTTCAACTagaaaaaatatcttgaaaattaTAGCACATTAAAGAGAATACGGGTGACAGCTGTTTTTTTATATCtgatatttgaaaatatatgatatttatatacTAATTAAGCTCaaattctctttcttaattgtgagaatattttttaagattatattgttTACGGGTTGgtttgtatttaaaataaaacatgtttaactcaaatatatttaattgatcgagttggtttatttttcttttgttttttagtcaatttaaatcaaattaatctaATTAAACTTGTGTTTATTTGGTTCGATaatcaaattaacaaaaaaaatatatatttttgacaaaaatataattttgatttcccTATTATGTTCAATCCTCAAtttgactaatttttatttattttttacattttaaataattaaattattttttaatgatactTTAAATAGGGTTAAATTTCAGTTGGAccaaaataaatgaaacaaaacgtataaaatttaagtttggATTAAAATTGTATGAATTTTCAAGAACTTGAGACTATAATTGagagacaaaattaaaattgtagattgaacAAAACAAGAGATCAAACTTGTATTTTAgcctatattttttaaaatatttatcctcatatatatatatatatatatatatatatatatatatatataattatatgacaaagtaaaatatcaattatCCTTCAATAATCTTGAGAAAACAACTACATTTAATTTCAAACAttggtattatttttaatttcatttatagttataattctatatatttcatcaattaatttatttaaattttaaaatatgataatgaaGTTAAACGGTAAAGGTAAATAGTAATGTAACAAATTAATGAATTGCAAATATTTTCCTTGATAATATAACAAAGTTAATGAGTtataaatattgttattattattaattaactttattagttgataataattttttttaatcttatagggagtaattttttaaaagattaaaataataaatatcctATTTTATAACGACTAAAACTtcacttaaactttttttaatgactaaaatttgggttttcttttttctattttttaaaatgatgacCTAACTTCACTTCAAAAAAATGACgacctaacttttttttttttttttttccgttaGATGACCTagcttatttaataaatagacATAGTATCTAAGCTTATCCAGACTAGGTTACGGATCATTAATGAGCAAATTGGCGTTTAGTTTTTCGTCCATGCTTCCTAGCTATTAAGTACTATGATATATGTtcgttaaaattaaaacaaaattctcCTATAATGCCTATGCagtcatttatttt
Protein-coding sequences here:
- the LOC100815515 gene encoding formin-like protein 20; its protein translation is MALFRRFFYRKPPDRLLEISERVYVFDCCFSPDVLEEDEYRVYMGGIVAQLQDHFPDASFMVFNFREGERRSQISDIFSQYDMTVMEYPRQYEGCPLLPLEMIHHFLRSSESWLSLEGQQNVLLMHCERGGWPVLAFMLAGLLLYRKQYSGDQKTLEMVYKQAPRELLHLLSPLNPQPSHLRYLQYISRRHLGSEWPPSETPLYLDCLILRVLPLFDDGKGCRPVVRVYGQDPSIPANRSSKLLFSTSISKKHVRHYVQAECMLVKIDIRCRVQGDVVLECIHLNEDFVREDMMFRVMFHTAFVRSNILMLNRDEIDILWEAKDLFPKDFKAEVLFLDADAVIPELTTVMVSEDANETESAETESASPEEFYEVEEIFSNVIDAQEGKTEYDSQAFHENAVDVETHKEVWRQESDPHTFEDCTPDDRIPKQVDKMNSGINAVKDISIDDVHYKFGGSMDSDPHAVKDIAVDDGEMKSTSTTFVSDMVKPPLETKEVTMDVHPELAVMQNEYDEDKELDSKAGHHMSDLSEQKSGKLLPSTAKKQPTSNSKPVGDTIAAKPKIKQQDAHGFQAKQAKPNAVTRWIPSNKGSYTNSMHVYYPPSRNNSAPAALTNFSSSKEKMEDAKTRSLSAPVVSAVVSIDKINDLKSRKVATSRSSGYIAAEVDEKCPPSPLLPIKETSFQSDTQAQQQSSEQVLQPPPPPPPPPPLPYQSRISSHVFESVSLKDDVSAQDSPSLLVSPSSLGGKGSTMAPPPPPPPPPPPPPPSTLMPFTKQSATSLPSPPLPPPPPPPPPPSFFGLNKRSLVPSPSPPDHSLSVVDTVAAPSQPPPPPPPMPPPRYEVSSILPLTPLASLLPKHGIPSIPPPPPPTTMFPTASTDRTPPPPPPPPPFASHKASPPPAPPPPSPSLPPLLPPLANSYIYLAPPPVPPPPPPPPFGKASLPPSPPPPPPPPFRQAPPPPPPTLHRAPPTPPPPPPPPLSRAPPPPPPPLPPSSGAPPPPPPPLRPSSGAPPPPPPPMYGAPPPPPPPPSGRGPPPPPPPMYGAPPPPGGRAPLLPPPPPPPPGGRGPPPPPPPMYGAPPPPPPPGGQGPPPPGGRGPPPPPPPVGRGPPPPPPPGVPGAPSPPGGGPPPPPPLGAKGANVGADPRGRGRGYARPAGGGAMAPRRSSLKPLHWSKVTRALQGSLWEELQRHGEPQIAPEFDVSELEKLFSANVPKPTDSGKSGGRRKSVGAKTDRITLVDLRRANNTEIMLTKVKMPLPDMMAAVLALDESVLDVDQVENLIKFCPTKEEMDLLKGYTGDKEILGKCEQFFLELMKVPRVESKLRVFAFKIQFGSQVTEFKKSLNTVNSACEEVRNSVKLKEIMKKILYLGNTLNQGTARGSAVGFKLDSLLKLTDTRASNSKMTLMHYLCKVLADKSPRLLDFHLDLVSLEASTKIQLKSLAEEMQAIIKGLEKVKQEFAASANDGPVSEVFHKTLKEFIAVSESEVASLTNLYSVVGRSADALALYFGEDPARCPMEQVTTTLLNFIRLFRKAHEENIKQAELEKKKAEKEAEMEKAKGINLTKKGAKDS